The Acidimicrobiia bacterium genome window below encodes:
- a CDS encoding universal stress protein: MGGVPAEALQRYALEHEFDVLIAGRRGHGASRALLGSVASRLARESRLPVLLAGPALPEAA, from the coding sequence TTGGGGGGCGTGCCGGCCGAGGCATTGCAGCGATACGCGCTCGAGCACGAGTTCGACGTCCTCATCGCCGGACGCCGTGGTCACGGAGCAAGCCGAGCGCTACTCGGCAGCGTTGCGAGCCGGCTGGCGCGAGAGTCGCGCTTGCCCGTGCTGCTCGCCGGGCCCGCGTTACCGGAAGCCGCCTGA